One genomic segment of Fundulus heteroclitus isolate FHET01 chromosome 10, MU-UCD_Fhet_4.1, whole genome shotgun sequence includes these proteins:
- the itga3b gene encoding integrin alpha-3b, which translates to MFPRMFLCALLAAYHGTQTCNGFNIDEQFPVIKEGKTKGSFFGFSVALHKQTKGANRYLLLVGAPKEKDNSLPNVNETGAVYSCPINTDPTDCTRMDLITSTVGSEMVEGMWLGVTVASQRSLKEGRVLACGHRYVKIAAEQHRRMIGKCYVRSNDLTFDNFDEWQNDPYARCDPGYDYNSEGMCNLGISGTITETDVTLGATGSFSWKGNVHLTQRDPDPDNAWNSDNMNIESEKSKKTYSYIGYSVLEESKLLSHKSNTIVTGAPRDESKGSVMLGTKSGKKIEIKETIQGEQVGSYFGSSLAATDLNNDDWNDLIIGAPFYFDRKENQGGAVYIFLNENGSFKSTPTMMLTGPSFSGFGTAVAAIGDVNQDGFQDFAVGAPFSEGGQVYIWMGGKKGISQEPSQVIKGKSVVKDFQSFGYSISAGMDTDGNSYPDILVGSLDDRIALLRARPVIHLTKNFTAEPRIVDPHQCPANNPCITVTVCLSFTLSNGNKDFKEKIVVRYSIQADAERRSSRVRFSNNAETASGKLALLVSKPICEDLKLSVVEPVQDKLEPVVFSLNMSLREQKPNARSFQIQNLDFFPILSQEQKLTQKTEINFQKECGSDNKCSSNLQMSAEFADDFKKSFPWRENINAQVLQFDKNIKKIRLLVSVTNFPAPGKLAEDAHQTTLKVNIPNALKYSAFRSDNTSLQCQFDNNNTVICELGNPIKGKEKVNVQLVFETSGIDLYTKEIETQLILSTLSEQSDLKPVTVAMVIESTIEPIFSIKHFQMSTKFGGEVKGEYAMTNTDDVGSLVEFTFSVDMNGPPLGDMGTLAVEFDWPREVPNGKWLLYLTKIVVRGESEMECSPAGEIINPLNLSLSESQSKETRSKRQTSEDNEEDTNQLHNVEPQAAVTLRIPRKTYKLDCSKATANCVNFTCPLHNMSDSAEIYVRSRLWNSTMLEDYSNALEVSITGSATLKLITDKSTVKMDPEPLLFKILIQPEGSVEIPYQLPLWIIITAAVAGIVLLGIIILIMWKCGFFQRASRREMYEAKAQKAEMKIQPSETEKMIEDY; encoded by the exons GCTCCTCGTGGGGGCTCccaaagaaaaagacaattcTCTTCCAAATGTCAACGAAACAGGTGCCGTGTACTCTTGTCCCATCAACACAGACCCCACAGACTGCACCAGGATGGATCTGATCACATCAA CAGTTGGGTCAGAGATGGTGGAGGGCATGTGGCTGGGCGTGACGGTGGCCAGTCAGAGGAGCCTTAAAGAAGGACGTGTACTG GCATGTGGCCATCGGTATGTAAAGATCGCCGCAGAGCAGCACAGGAGGATGATCGGAAAGTGCTACGTGAGGAGTAATGATCTGACATTTGATAACTTCGACGAGTGGCAGAATGATCCTTATGCGCGCTGTGACCCCGGATATGACTACAACTCGGAGGGAATGTGCAACCTGGGTATCTCTGGCACCATAACAGAGACCGATGTCACCCTCGGTGCTACGGGTAGCTTTAGCTGGAAAG GAAATGTCCATTTAACCCAGAGAGATCCAGATCCAGATAATGCCTGGAACTCTGACAACATGAACATTGAAagtgaaaagtcaaaaaaaacaTACTCGTATATAG GTTATTCAGTTCTTGAAGAGAGCAAGCTGCTGAGTCATAAGAGCAACACAATTGTGACGGGGGCCCCCAGGGATGAGTCCAAGGGCTCCGTGATGTTGGGAACTAAGAGTGGGAAAAAAATCGAGATAAAAGAAACCATCCAGGGAGAACAAGTGGGCTCTTACTTCGGGAGCAGCCTGGCTGCCACTGACCTCAACAATGATGA CTGGAACGACCTGATCATAGGGGCCCCATTTTACTTTGACCGCAAGGAGAACCAGGGAGGAGCGGTGTACATTTTCCTGAACGAGAACGGATCTTTCAAGAGTACTCCCACCATGATGCTGACCGGTCCATCTTTCTCCGGGTTCGGGACTGCAGTTGCTGCCATCGGCGATGTCAACCAGGACGGATTCCAAG acttTGCAGTGGGGGCGCCGTTTAGCGAAGGAGGACAGGTTTACATATGGATGGGAGGTAAAAAGGGAATCTCACAGGAGCCCAGTCAG GTGATCAAGGGGAAGTCAGTGGTGAAAGACTTCCAGAGCTTCGGTTACTCCATCAGCGCAGGCATGGACACGGATGGCAACAGTTACCCTGACATCTTAGTTGGTTCCCTTGATGATCGTATAGCCCTTCTGAG AGCTCGCCCTGTCATTCACCTGACCAAAAACTTCACTGCTGAGCCCAGGATTGTGGATCCTCACCAGTGTCCTGCAAACAATCCATG CATTACAGTTACGGTGTGCCTGTCGTTCACTCTAAGCAACGGAAACAAAGACTTTAAGGAAAAGATCG TTGTGCGTTATTCAATACAAGCCGACGCAGAGAGAAGAAGCTCTCGAGTTCGTTTCTCAAATAATGCCGAGACGGCCTCTGGCAAGCTGGCTCTGCTGGTATCTAAACCCATCTGTGAGGACCTAAAACTAAGTGTTGTG GAACCTGTGCAGGACAAACTGGAGCCGGTGGTCTTTTCCCTCAACATGTCGCTACGGGAACAAAAACCCAATGCCAGAAGCTTCCAGATCCAGAACCTGGATTTCTTCCCCATTCTAAGCCAAGAGCAGAAACTCACCCAAAAAACCGAG ATAAACTTTCAGAAGGAGTGCGGCTCAGACAACAAGTGCTCCAGTAACCTGCAGATGTCCGCTGAGTTTGctgatgattttaaaaaatccttCCCCTG GAGGGAAAACATAAACGCTCAAGTGCTCCAGTTCGACAAGAACATCAAAAAAATAAGGCTGTTGGTGTCGGTTACCAACTTTCCTGCTCCTGGAAAGCTGGCAGAGGATGCCCACCAGACGACGCTCAAAGTCAACATCCCCAATGCACTGAAATACAGCGCCTTCAGATCTGAC AACACCAGCTTACAATGCCAGTTTGATAATAACAACACAGTCATTTGCGAGCTGGGGAATCcaataaaaggcaaagaaaag GTTAACGTGCAGCTTGTGTTTGAGACTTCAGGCATCGATCTGTACACGAAAGAAATAGAGACCCAGCTGATTCTATCAAC TCTTAGTGAGCAGAGTGACCTGAAGCCGGTGACGGTGGCCATGGTGATCGAAAGCACCATCGAACCCATCTTCTCCAT taagcATTTTCAGATGTCAACTAAATTTGGCGGGGAAGTGAAGGGAGAGTATGCCATGACCAACACCGATGACGTGGGCAGTCTGGTGGAGTTCACCTTCAGC GTGGACATGAACGGCCCACCTCTGGGGGACATGGGGACCCTTGCTGTGGAGTTTGATTGGCCCCGTGAAGTGCCTAATGGCAAGTGGCTGCTGTACCTGACGAAGATTGTTGTCAGAGGAGAATCAGAAATGGAATGCAGCCCTGCTGGGGAAATTATCAATCCGCTTAACCTAAGT TTGTCCGAAAGCCAATCCAAGGAAACCAGATCTAAACGGCAGACTTCAGAGGATAACGAGGAAGACACAAATCAGTTGCATAATGTCGAGCCGCAGGCAGCAGTGACACTCCGCATTCCTCGGAAAACCTACAAGTTG GACTGCTCTAAGGCGACAGCAAACTGCGTCAACTTCACCTGTCCTCTGCACAACATGTCCGACTCCGCTGAGATTTACGTCCGCTCCCGCTTGTGGAACAGTACCATGTTGGAG GACTATTCCAACGCTCTGGAAGTTAGCATCACAGGTAGCGCCACACTGAAGCTCATTACGGATAAATCGACTGTCAAGATGGACCCCGAGCCTCTGCTT TTTAAAATACTGATACAACCAGAGGGAAGTGTGGAGATTCCCTATCAGCTTCCCCTGTGGATCATCATTACTGCAGCTGTAGCAGGAATTGTGCTCCTAGGAATCATCATTCTTATTATGTGGAAG TGTGGCTTCTTCCAGAGGGCTAGCAGGAGAGAGATGTATGAGGCCAAGGCCCAGAAGGCTGAGATGAAGATCCAGCcctctgaaacagaaaagatgATTGAGGACTACTAA